One Cynocephalus volans isolate mCynVol1 chromosome 7, mCynVol1.pri, whole genome shotgun sequence genomic region harbors:
- the MORN4 gene encoding MORN repeat-containing protein 4 isoform X1 — protein MTLTKGSFTYSSGEEYRGEWKEGRRHGFGQLMFADGGTYLGHFENGLFNGFGVLTFSDGSRYEGEFAQGKFNGVGVFIRHDNMTYEGEFKNGRVDGFGLLTFPDGSHGIPRNEGLFENNKLLRREKCSAVVQRAQSASKSARNLTA, from the exons ATGACCCTGACAAAAGGTTCCTTCACCTACTCCAGTGGGGAGGAATATCGTGGTGAATGGAAGGAGG GCCGCAGACATGGTTTTGGTCAACTGATGTTTGCAGATGGTGGCACCTACCTGGGACATTTTGAGAACGGGCTCTTCAATGGCTTCGGGGTACTAACCTTCTCAGATGGCTCAAG GTATGAGGGGGAGTTTGCCCAGGGCAAGTTTAATGGCGTCGGAGTCTTCATTCGACATGACAACATGACCTATGAGGGGGAATTTAAAAACGGCAGAGTAGATGGTTTTG GCCTGCTGACTTTCCCTGATGGTTCTCATGGGATACCCCGCAATGAAGGCCTATTTGAGAACAACAAGTTACTGCGGCGTGAGAAGTGTTCTGCGGTCGTCCAGCGGGCCCAGAGTGCCTCTAAGTCAGCCAGAAATCTCACTGCCTGA
- the MORN4 gene encoding MORN repeat-containing protein 4 isoform X2, which yields MTLTKGRRHGFGQLMFADGGTYLGHFENGLFNGFGVLTFSDGSRYEGEFAQGKFNGVGVFIRHDNMTYEGEFKNGRVDGFGLLTFPDGSHGIPRNEGLFENNKLLRREKCSAVVQRAQSASKSARNLTA from the exons ATGACCCTGACAAAAG GCCGCAGACATGGTTTTGGTCAACTGATGTTTGCAGATGGTGGCACCTACCTGGGACATTTTGAGAACGGGCTCTTCAATGGCTTCGGGGTACTAACCTTCTCAGATGGCTCAAG GTATGAGGGGGAGTTTGCCCAGGGCAAGTTTAATGGCGTCGGAGTCTTCATTCGACATGACAACATGACCTATGAGGGGGAATTTAAAAACGGCAGAGTAGATGGTTTTG GCCTGCTGACTTTCCCTGATGGTTCTCATGGGATACCCCGCAATGAAGGCCTATTTGAGAACAACAAGTTACTGCGGCGTGAGAAGTGTTCTGCGGTCGTCCAGCGGGCCCAGAGTGCCTCTAAGTCAGCCAGAAATCTCACTGCCTGA